A portion of the Bacillus thuringiensis genome contains these proteins:
- a CDS encoding zinc ribbon domain-containing protein YjdM, with the protein MSNLPNCPKCNSEYTYEDGNLFVCPECAHEWTLELEAENSEDTKVIKDANGNILNDGDSVTVIKDLKVKGTSSVVKIGTKVKSIRLVDGDHDIDCKIDGFGAMKLKSEFVKKV; encoded by the coding sequence ATGTCTAATTTACCAAATTGTCCAAAATGTAATTCAGAATACACTTACGAAGATGGGAATCTTTTTGTTTGTCCAGAATGTGCTCATGAGTGGACTTTAGAATTAGAAGCTGAAAATAGTGAAGATACAAAGGTAATTAAAGATGCAAATGGAAATATTTTAAACGATGGTGATTCTGTAACAGTAATTAAAGATCTTAAAGTAAAAGGAACTTCATCAGTTGTAAAAATTGGTACAAAAGTAAAGAGTATCCGATTAGTTGATGGAGATCATGATATTGATTGTAAAATTGATGGTTTTGGAGCTATGAAATTAAAATCTGAATTTGTTAAAAAAGTATAA